From Fundidesulfovibrio terrae, a single genomic window includes:
- the rpiB gene encoding ribose 5-phosphate isomerase B → MSTPVIFGSDHAGYALKEQLKTYVASLGREVLDVGTNSLDSCDYPLFAFKLCDLVLEKNSLGILICGTGLGMSMAANRRPGIRAALCSNEYMARMTRLHNNANVLCLGERWMGPGLGESIAKTFLETEFEGGRHQRRIDLFDTL, encoded by the coding sequence ATGAGCACTCCCGTCATCTTCGGTTCCGACCACGCCGGCTACGCCCTCAAAGAACAGCTCAAGACCTATGTCGCGAGCCTGGGCCGCGAGGTCCTGGACGTGGGCACCAACAGCCTGGACAGCTGCGACTACCCGCTGTTCGCCTTCAAGCTGTGCGACCTTGTCCTTGAGAAGAACAGCCTGGGCATCCTCATCTGCGGCACCGGCCTTGGCATGTCCATGGCCGCCAACCGCCGCCCCGGCATCCGCGCCGCACTGTGTTCCAACGAATACATGGCCCGCATGACCCGGCTGCACAACAACGCCAACGTGCTCTGCCTGGGCGAACGCTGGATGGGGCCGGGCCTTGGCGAATCCATCGCCAAAACGTTTCTCGAAACCGAATTCGAAGGCGGACGCCACCAGCGCCGCATCGACCTCTTCGACACCCTTTAG
- the tkt gene encoding transketolase, translated as MSAIIEKDRLAVNVIKGLIMDQSRKANSGHPGGPMSSADMAYVLFKEFLNYSPDDAEWFNRDRFVLSAGHESALLYALLAFRGLLTMDDLKAFRQWKSRTPGHPEVHVTPGVEATTGPLGQGFSMAVGMATAECMLRARLGQDICEHFTYALASDGDLQEPVALGSASLAGRWGLGKLIVLYDANQIQLSGPTKVCDCANYKTVFEGLCWHVIEIDGHDHEAIRKAIAQAKAETKRPTLIIGHTVIAKGTATREGDFETHGSPLPAEEIAATKKKLGLPEDKSFYLPEEAVEAFRARVPELRAMAAGWNKTFEAKLDKDQAFQDLWRTVKRNPGNRSFSWPAFESGTKIATRSAWGKCLEALIDQLPILVGGSADLDPSNMTAKFRDKVGNFSSCEPLGRNLSFGVREFPMGAIVNGIALHGGLVPFGATFLTFSDYERNALRMSALQHLPALHIFTHDSFHLGEDGPTHQPIEHVSALRLIPNMLVMRPADARETALCLETALKQTSRPTCMMLSRQNLPVMDPTAYPAVLEGAKKGGYILRDAPGGKPDLIILASGSEVPMALAAAEALTERKVRVVNMCCMELFDEQPQLYKDEVLPPECICRVAVEAGRPELWYKYVGCGSLVLGITHFGDSAPADLLAEKYGFTAENLIKLVRERIALGG; from the coding sequence ATGTCCGCGATCATCGAGAAGGACCGCCTGGCGGTCAACGTCATCAAGGGCCTCATCATGGACCAGTCCCGCAAGGCCAATTCCGGCCATCCCGGCGGGCCAATGTCTTCGGCCGACATGGCCTACGTCCTTTTCAAGGAGTTCCTCAACTATTCGCCCGACGACGCCGAGTGGTTCAACCGGGACCGCTTCGTGCTCTCCGCCGGGCACGAGTCCGCCCTGCTCTACGCCCTGCTGGCCTTCCGGGGCCTTCTGACCATGGACGACCTCAAGGCGTTCCGCCAGTGGAAATCCCGCACGCCGGGCCACCCGGAGGTGCACGTCACCCCCGGCGTCGAAGCCACCACCGGCCCCCTGGGCCAGGGCTTCTCCATGGCCGTGGGCATGGCCACCGCCGAGTGCATGCTGCGCGCCCGCCTGGGACAGGACATCTGCGAGCACTTCACCTACGCCCTGGCCTCCGACGGCGACCTCCAGGAGCCCGTGGCCCTGGGCAGCGCCTCCCTGGCCGGACGCTGGGGCCTGGGCAAGCTGATCGTCCTGTACGACGCCAACCAAATACAGCTCTCCGGCCCCACCAAGGTCTGCGACTGCGCCAACTACAAGACCGTCTTCGAGGGCCTGTGCTGGCACGTGATCGAGATCGACGGCCACGACCACGAGGCCATCCGCAAGGCCATCGCCCAGGCCAAGGCCGAAACCAAGCGCCCCACGCTCATCATCGGCCACACCGTCATCGCCAAGGGCACGGCCACCCGCGAGGGCGACTTCGAAACCCACGGCTCGCCCCTGCCCGCCGAGGAGATAGCCGCCACCAAGAAGAAGCTCGGCCTGCCCGAGGACAAGTCCTTCTACCTGCCTGAAGAGGCCGTGGAAGCCTTCCGCGCCCGCGTCCCCGAACTGCGGGCCATGGCCGCCGGGTGGAACAAGACCTTCGAGGCCAAGCTCGACAAGGACCAGGCATTCCAGGACCTCTGGCGCACCGTGAAACGCAACCCCGGCAACCGCTCCTTCTCCTGGCCGGCCTTCGAGTCCGGAACCAAGATCGCCACCCGCTCCGCCTGGGGCAAGTGCCTGGAGGCCCTCATCGACCAGCTGCCCATCCTCGTGGGCGGATCGGCCGACCTGGACCCCTCCAACATGACCGCCAAGTTCCGCGACAAGGTGGGCAATTTCAGCTCCTGCGAGCCCCTGGGCCGCAACCTGTCCTTCGGCGTGCGCGAATTCCCCATGGGGGCCATCGTCAACGGCATCGCCCTGCACGGCGGGCTGGTTCCCTTCGGCGCCACCTTCCTGACCTTCTCGGACTACGAGCGCAACGCGCTTCGCATGTCCGCCCTGCAGCACCTGCCCGCGCTGCACATCTTCACCCACGACTCCTTCCACCTGGGCGAGGACGGCCCCACCCACCAGCCTATCGAGCACGTCAGCGCCCTGCGGCTGATCCCCAACATGCTGGTGATGCGCCCGGCCGACGCCCGCGAGACCGCCCTGTGCCTGGAAACGGCGCTGAAGCAGACCAGCCGTCCCACCTGCATGATGCTCTCGCGCCAGAACCTGCCGGTCATGGACCCCACGGCCTACCCGGCGGTGCTCGAAGGCGCGAAGAAGGGCGGCTACATCCTGCGTGACGCGCCCGGCGGCAAGCCCGACCTCATCATCCTGGCTTCCGGCTCCGAGGTGCCCATGGCCCTGGCCGCCGCCGAAGCCCTGACCGAGCGCAAGGTGCGCGTGGTGAACATGTGCTGCATGGAGCTCTTCGACGAGCAACCCCAGCTCTACAAGGACGAGGTCCTGCCGCCCGAATGCATCTGCCGCGTGGCCGTGGAGGCCGGACGCCCCGAGCTGTGGTACAAATACGTGGGATGCGGCAGCCTGGTGCTCGGCATCACCCACTTCGGGGACTCCGCTCCGGCGGACCTGCTGGCCGAGAAGTACGGCTTCACCGCCGAGAACCTGATCAAGCTGGTGCGCGAACGCATCGCCCTTGGCGGCTAG